A portion of the Perognathus longimembris pacificus isolate PPM17 chromosome 20, ASM2315922v1, whole genome shotgun sequence genome contains these proteins:
- the Znf667 gene encoding LOW QUALITY PROTEIN: zinc finger protein 667 (The sequence of the model RefSeq protein was modified relative to this genomic sequence to represent the inferred CDS: inserted 1 base in 1 codon), whose product MPPAHRKSRSKAPVTFGDLAVHFSREEWEWLSPMQKDLYEDVMLENFRNLVSLGLCCRRPNVIALLEKGKAPWMVERRRCRGPDSGSKCATKKLPPKGPSKAGPRLHQKPGSCPRKGLARSRSSDRSSSRRKPQRGPVGKGTLGRRGPRAAXALQCGACGRGFGRLVSLLLHRGLHQGEPGWGCDACGERFSRRTTLLLHRRSHKGKASSDPGKASGPGPPLGAHRWVYAERARGRGPGGEAFHPTVSRVRQRAAQTCSARARGLRPKSALARARTPAVEAGRQRPSENPYQCGRCGRSFGGVSALVLHLRAHASGKPHACDPCGTGFGRLSALVARTRAHRAEGRGRGPNPRAVRVPRPEDHGRTRKRLECKDCGKVFSRTANLKIHRNIHSEEKPFKCPKCCKVFGRQSFLVEHQRIHTGEKPYQCEECGKAFSHRISLTRHRRTHTEDRPYACAQCGKAFSQSAHLAQHERIHTGERPYSCPACGKAFGQRTSLILHERSHTGERPYPCRECGKAFSSGSDLIRHQRSHSAEKPYECGACGKAYSRSSSLIRHQSKHAAEQA is encoded by the exons ATGCCTCCTGCACACAGGAAGTCCCGATCCAAG GCACCAGTGACATTTGGGGACTTGGCCGTACACTTCTCCCGGGAGGAGTGGGAGTGGCTGAGCCCCATGCAGAAGGATCTGTATGAAGATGTCATGTTGGAGAACTTCCGGAACCTGGTCTCTCTTG GTCTGTGCTGTCGGAGGCCAAATGTGATTGCCTTACTGGAGAAGGGAAAGGCGCCCTGGATGGTAGAGCGGAGACGCTGCCGGGGTCCTG ACTCAGGGTCTAAATGTGCGACCAAGAAGTTACCGCCAAAGGGGCCCAGCAAGGCTGGGCCACGCCTTCATCAGAAGCCAGGGTCTTGTCCGAGAAAGGGGCTGGCCAGGAGTCGGAGCTCAGACCGCAGTTCATCCCGGAGAAAGCCCCAGAGGGGGCCTGTGGGGAAGGGGACACTGGGGCGCCGGGGCCCCCGCGCTG CCGCCCTGCAGTGCGGGGCCTGCGGGAGAGGCTTCGGCCGGCTGGTATCCCTGCTGCTCCACCGGGGGCTGCACCAAGGGGAGCCAGGCTGGGGGTGCGACGCCTGCGGGGAGCGCTTCTCCAGGAGGACCACCCTCCTTCTCCATAGGAGAAGTCACAAGGGAAAGGCGTCTTCTGACCCCGGGAAGGCCTCGGGCCCAGGCCCGCCTCTCGGAGCTCACCGCTGGGTCTATGCGGAGCGTGCCCGCGGGCGCGGGCCCGGCGGGGAAGCCTTCCACCCCACGGTGTCCCGTGTTCGGCAGAGGGCAGCGCAGACGTGCAGTGCGCGTGCGCGAGGGCTCCGCCCGAAGTCAGccctggcgcgcgcgcgcactcCCGCCGTGGAGGCCGGCCGTCAGCGCCCCTCGGAGAATCCCTACCAGTGCGGAAGGTGCGGGCGGTCCTTCGGGGGCGTATCGGCCCTAGTGCTCCACCTGAGAGCTCACGCCTCAGGAAAGCCGCACGCGTGTGACCCGTGTGGGACGGGCTTCGGGCGGCTCTCCGCTCTCGTGGCGCGCACGCGGGCGCAccgcgcggaggggcggggccggggtccAAACCCGCGCGCCGTCAGGGTGCCGCGCCCCGAGGACCACGGCCGGACTAGGAAGCGCCTGGAGTGCAAGGACTGCGGGAAGGTGTTTTCCAGAACCGCGAACCTGAAGATCCACCGGAACATCCACTCCGAAGAGAAGCCCTTCAAGTGCCCCAAGTGCTGCAAGGTGTTCGGGCGCCAGTCCTTCCTGGTGGAGCACCAGAGGATCCACACGGGGGAGAAGCCATACCAGTGCGAGGAGTGCGGGAAGGCCTTTAGCCACCGCATCTCGCTCACGCGGCACCGGCGGACCCACACGGAGGACCGGCCCTACGCATGCGCGCAGTGCGGGAAGGCCTTCAGCCAGAGCGCGCACCTGGCGCAGCACGAGCGCATCCACACCGGGGAACGGCCGTACTCGTGCCCGGCCTGCGGGAAGGCCTTCGGCCAGCGCACGTCCCTCATCCTGCATGAGCGCAGCCACACCGGCGAGCGGCCCTACCCGTGCCGCGAGTGCGGGAAGGCCTTCAGCAGCGGCTCGGACCTCATCCGGCACCAGAGGAGCCACTCCGCGGAGAAGCCCTACGAGTGCGGGGCGTGTGGCAAGGCGTACAGCCGCAGCTCGTCCCTCATCCGCCACCAGAGCAAGCACGCCGCGGAACAAGCCTAA
- the Znf583 gene encoding zinc finger protein 583, whose translation MSKDLVTFGDVSVNFTQAEWECLNPAQRSLYRGVMLDNYRILVSLAGISVCKPDVITLLEQGKEPWRSRKKGSKGASHDWEYVFKTSEFSSKQDIYEESTKVVTVGRSHLQHSLDCLNLKEDCESQDLFEDKLGNQQVHLSHLMVTHKDILPEDRSTGCHPPWQAFRQGAVPDTQQHFPRKQRVHKQEPRERSSQKRSSDRKLKKVCVEQRLLKCTECDKVFNQSSSLTLHQRIHTGEKPYACVECGKSFSQSANLAQHKRTHTGEKPYECKECRKAFSQNAHLAQHQRVHTGEKPYQCIECKKAFSQVAHLTQHQRVHTGERPFECTECGKAFSNGSFLAQHQRIHTGEKPFVCNVCAKAFSHRGYLIVHQRIHTGERPYECKECQKSFSQYAHLAQHHRVHTGEKPYECKVCRKAFSQVAYLDQHQRVHTGEKPYECTQCGKAFSNSSSLTQHQRSHTGEKPFMCKECRKTFSQNAGLAQHQRIHTGEKPYECNVCGKAFSYSGSLTLHQRIHTGEKPYECKDCRKSFRQRAHLAHHEKIHMMESFLTLSSPSPSTSSQLPRAVGFIS comes from the exons ATGTCCAAG GACTTGGTGACATTTGGGGATGTGTCTGTGAACTTCACCCAAGCGGAGTGGGAATGTCTGAACCCCGCGCAGAGGAGCCTGTACAGGGGGGTGATGCTGGACAACTACAGGATCCTGGTGTCCCTGG CAGGAATTTCTGTTTGTAAGCCCGATGTGATCACACTACTGGAACAAGGAAAAGAACCCTGGAGGTCACGGAAGAAGGGGTCCAAGGGCGCAAGCCATG ATTGGGAGTATGTATTTAAGACCAGTGAATTTTCATCAAAGCAAGACATCTATGAAGAATCCACTAAGGTAGTCACAGTGGGAAGGAGCCACCTTCAGCACAGCCTGGATTGTCTCAATTTGAAAGAAGACTGTGAAAGTCAGGACTTGTTTGAAGACAAGCTGGGGAACCAGCAGGTACACCTTAGTCACTTGATGGTCACTCATAAAGACATCCTCCCTGAAGACAGGAGTACAGGGTGTCATCCACCTTGGCAAGCATTCCGTCAGGGTGCAGTTCCAGACACTCAACAGCACTTCCCCAGGAAACAAAGAGTACACAAGCAGGAGCCAAGAGAGAGAAGTTCTCAGAAAAGGTCTAGTGACAGGAAGCTTAAAAAAGTCTGCGTGGAACAGAGACTTTTGAAGTGTACCGAGTGTGACAAAGTCTTCAACCAGAGCTCCTCGCTCACACTgcaccagagaatccacaccGGAGAGAAGCCCTACGCATGTGTTGAATGTGGAAAATCCTTCAGCCAAAGTGCAAACCTGGCACAGCACAAGAGAACACACACGggggagaagccctatgagtgtaaAGAGTGTAGGAAGGCCTTCAGCCAGAATGCACACCTTGCTCAACACCAGAGAGTTCATACTGGAGAAAAGCCTTACCAGTGCATTGAGTGTAAAAAGGCCTTCAGCCAGGTTGCACACCTAACTCAACATCAGCGGGTCCACACTGGAGAGAGGCCATTCGAATGCACTGAATGCGGAAAGGCCTTTAGTAACGGCTCATTTCTCGCTCAGCACCAGCGAattcatacaggagagaaaccatttgtgtgtaatgtgtgtgcaAAAGCCTTCAGCCATCGTGGATACCTAATTGTGCATCAAAGAATTCATACTGGGGAGAGACCATACGAGTGTAAGGAATGTCAGAAATCTTTCAGTCAGTATGCACACTTGGCCCAGCATCACAGagttcacactggagagaaaccgtATGAATGCAAGGTATGTAGGAAGGCCTTCAGCCAAGTCGCATACCTTGATCAACACCAGAGGgtccacactggagagaaaccctacgaATGCACccagtgtgggaaagccttcagcaaCAGCTCATCACTCACGCAACATCAGAGAAGTCACACTGGAGAAAAACCTTTTATGTGCAAGGAATGTAGGAAAACATTTAGCCAGAATGCAGGTCTAGCTCAgcaccagagaatccacactggagagaagccataCGAATGCAATgtgtgtgggaaagccttcagctaCAGTGGCTCCCTGACCCTGCACCAAAGAAtccacacaggagaaaaaccttatGAATGCAAGGACTGCAGGAAATCTTTCAGGCAGCGTGCACACCTTGCTCATCATGAGAAAATTCATATGATGGAGTCATTCCTGACACTCTCCTCTCCTTCACCCTCCACATCCAGCCAGTTGCCAAGAGCTGTAGGCTTTATCTCGTAA